A stretch of the Panicum virgatum strain AP13 chromosome 9N, P.virgatum_v5, whole genome shotgun sequence genome encodes the following:
- the LOC120691387 gene encoding E3 ubiquitin-protein ligase RNF170-like → MSSSSSASAVPPEDDVCSVCHDRFRIPCQANCSHWFCGECIIRVWHHGPAVQACKCPICRRLINLLVPAPLSEQEDDPQLHRILGEIQHYNCIFGGAPRSLTQRLQDLPFFIRRLFRELMDPQRTLPLVFRARMMMMVALSAIYVLSPVDILPESVLGLFGFVDDLLILLIVFLHLAAVYRSLLLYRHGGQ, encoded by the exons ATGAGCTCCtcctcgtcggcgtcggccGTGCCGCCGGAGGACGACGTCTGCTCCGTCTGCCACGACCGCTTCCGGATCCCGTGCCAGGCAAACTGCTCCCACTGGTTCTGTG GAGAGTGCATCATCCGTGTTTGGCATCATGGGCCTGCAGTACAGGCTTGCAAGTGTCCCATTTGTCGCCGCCTTATCAATCTACTGGTACCGGCACCTTTATCAGAGCAGGAGGATGATCCACAACTTCACCGTATTTTAGGAGAGATTCAGCACTATAACTGTATATTTGGTGGAGCACCACGCAGCCTGACTCAG AGGTTGCAAGACCTACCCTTCTTCATCCGAAGACTGTTCAGAGAACTAATGGATCCCCAGAGGACTCTCCCACTTGTGTTCAGGGcgcggatgatgatgatg GTTGCATTGAGCGCAATTTACGTGCTGAGCCCTGTTGACATTCTCCcggaaa GTGTGCTGGGGCTCTTTGGATTCGTTGATGACCTGCTGATTCTGTTGATCGTGttcctccacctcgccgccgtctaCCGGTCATTGCTCCTGTACCGCCATGGGGGGCAATAG
- the LOC120692270 gene encoding ubiquinone biosynthesis monooxygenase COQ6, mitochondrial-like isoform X2: protein MQATAVSAMLSRRRCFAAAANRIRPLSRAFCDAPASREDAAPGGVPGSQDRTQEVGGVKAAPDVLDVAIVGGGMVGLAVACALCRLFFGLLRHVVPCMLKFLTFLYILYAANMPLTKNLRVAIIDSNPALKSRNYLTNSTVPDSRVSTVTPATISFFKDIGAWEHVQQQRHAFFGKMQVWDYTGLGYTRYNARDVGKEYLGCVVENKVLCNSLLLRLQEELDDIENVIYPTRLASLTFPSKSRQAGMKPTSSEPLSVVHSTEELHRSNLVKLDLSDGRSLYSKLVIGADGSKSNVRQIAGIKTTGWNYPQSAIICTVEHVVENDCAWQRFLPSGPIALLPIGNNFSNIVWTMSPEDSLRHKSMSPEEFVMSVNRALDFGYGPHPRSNALDHFMGKFFSGIGNTAASTKESFEVPPRATGVVSERMAFPLSLMHSHDYVSKRVALVGDAAHTVHPLAGQGVNLGFGDAAALAKVIAEGVSVGSDVGDLTLLRRYEKDRKAANVAMTAVLDGFQKMYSVDFGPLNVARAAAFHGAQYISPLKRNIISYAMGDTKWPIFS, encoded by the exons ATGCAAGCCACCGCCGTCTCCGCCATGCTCTCCAGGCGAAG AtgcttcgcggcggcggcgaatcgGATCCGGCCGCTCTCCAGGGCCTTCTGCGACGCGCCGGCTTCTCGCGAGGATGCGGCGCCAGGCGGGGTGCCCGGGTCGCAG GATCGCACCCAGGAGGTTGGTGGCGTGAAGGCTGCGCCTGATGTGCTCGACGTTGCTATCGTTGGTGGAGGCATGGTGGGCTTGGCTGTTGCTTGTGCATTGTGTAG ATTGTTTTTTGGACTGCTTCGTCACGTTGTGCCTTGTATGTTAAAATTTCTCACATTCTTGTACATCCTGTATGCAGCCAACATGCCATTGACAAAAAATCTCAGAGTCGCCATAATCGACAGCAACCCTGCATTGAAGTCACGAAATTACCTGACTAATAGCACTGTACCAGATTCTAGGGTCAGTACTGTTACTCCTGCAACCATTTCCTTCTTCAAAG ATATTGGTGCGTGGGAGCATGTTCAACAGCAAAGACATGCTTTCTTTGGTAAAATGCAG GTGTGGGATTACACTGGACTTGGTTACACGAGGTATAATGCTCGAGATGTGGGCAAAGAATACCTTGG ATGCGTGGTGGAGAACAAGGTGCTTTGCAATTCACTGCTCTTACGTTTACAG GAAGAATTGGATGACATCGAAAATGTGATATATCCTACCAGATTGGCTTCTCTAACTTTCCCGTCGAAGAGCAGACAAGCAGGAATGAAGCCAACATCAAGTGAACCATTATCTGTTGTTCATTCTACAGAAGAGTTACATCGCAGTAATTTAGTAAAACTTGACCTGAGTGATGGAAGGAGTTTATATTCCAAATTGGTG ATAGGAGCTGATGGTTCCAAGTCCAATGTTAGACAGATTGCAGGCATAAAAACAACTGGGTGGAATTATCCACAAAGTGCAATTATCTGTACAGTGGAACATGTTGTGGAAAATGATTGTGCATGGCAGAGGTTTCTCCCTTCTGGTCCAATTGCACTACTTCCAATAGGCAACAACTTCAGCAACATTGTATGGACAATGAGCCCAGAGGATTCACTGCGCCATAAGTCAATGAGCCCTGAAGAGTTTGTGATGTCAGTGAACCGTGCATTGGATTTTGGTTATGGTCCGCATCCTCGCTCTAATGCCCTTGACCATTTCATGGGAAAATTCTTTTCTGGCATTGGGAATACTGCAGCATCTACAAAAGAAAGTTTTGAAGTACCACCAAGAGCAACTGGGGTAGTCTCTGAGAGAATGGCATTTCCATTGTCATTGATGCACTCCCATGATTATGTTTCAAAAAGGGTGGCATTAGTTGGAGATGCTGCTCATACAGTCCACCCCTTAGCAGGCCAAGGCGTCAACTTGGGCTTTGGTGATGCTGCTGCATTAGCAAAAGTTATTGCTGAAGGAGTTTCTGTGGGCTCAGATGTAGGGGAC CTTACTTTGCTGCGACGGTATGAGAAGGACCGGAAGGCTGCCAATGTGGCGATGACAGCAGTGCTTGATGGTTTCCAGAAGATGTACTCTGTTGATTTTGGACCCCTGAATGTAGCAAGAGCAGCTGCCTTCCATGGTGCCCAGTACATATCCCCATTGAAGAGGAACATCATCTCTTATGCAATGGGCGACACGAAATGGCCGATATTCTCATGA
- the LOC120692270 gene encoding ubiquinone biosynthesis monooxygenase COQ6, mitochondrial-like isoform X6, with the protein MCSTLLSLVEAWWAWLLLVHCVANMPLTKNLRVAIIDSNPALKSRNYLTNSTVPDSRVSTVTPATISFFKDIGAWEHVQQQRHAFFGKMQVWDYTGLGYTRYNARDVGKEYLGCVVENKVLCNSLLLRLQEELDDIENVIYPTRLASLTFPSKSRQAGMKPTSSEPLSVVHSTEELHRSNLVKLDLSDGRSLYSKLVIGADGSKSNVRQIAGIKTTGWNYPQSAIICTVEHVVENDCAWQRFLPSGPIALLPIGNNFSNIVWTMSPEDSLRHKSMSPEEFVMSVNRALDFGYGPHPRSNALDHFMGKFFSGIGNTAASTKESFEVPPRATGVVSERMAFPLSLMHSHDYVSKRVALVGDAAHTVHPLAGQGVNLGFGDAAALAKVIAEGVSVGSDVGDLTLLRRYEKDRKAANVAMTAVLDGFQKMYSVDFGPLNVARAAAFHGAQYISPLKRNIISYAMGDTKWPIFS; encoded by the exons ATGTGCTCGACGTTGCTATCGTTGGTGGAGGCATGGTGGGCTTGGCTGTTGCTTGTGCATTGTGTAG CCAACATGCCATTGACAAAAAATCTCAGAGTCGCCATAATCGACAGCAACCCTGCATTGAAGTCACGAAATTACCTGACTAATAGCACTGTACCAGATTCTAGGGTCAGTACTGTTACTCCTGCAACCATTTCCTTCTTCAAAG ATATTGGTGCGTGGGAGCATGTTCAACAGCAAAGACATGCTTTCTTTGGTAAAATGCAG GTGTGGGATTACACTGGACTTGGTTACACGAGGTATAATGCTCGAGATGTGGGCAAAGAATACCTTGG ATGCGTGGTGGAGAACAAGGTGCTTTGCAATTCACTGCTCTTACGTTTACAG GAAGAATTGGATGACATCGAAAATGTGATATATCCTACCAGATTGGCTTCTCTAACTTTCCCGTCGAAGAGCAGACAAGCAGGAATGAAGCCAACATCAAGTGAACCATTATCTGTTGTTCATTCTACAGAAGAGTTACATCGCAGTAATTTAGTAAAACTTGACCTGAGTGATGGAAGGAGTTTATATTCCAAATTGGTG ATAGGAGCTGATGGTTCCAAGTCCAATGTTAGACAGATTGCAGGCATAAAAACAACTGGGTGGAATTATCCACAAAGTGCAATTATCTGTACAGTGGAACATGTTGTGGAAAATGATTGTGCATGGCAGAGGTTTCTCCCTTCTGGTCCAATTGCACTACTTCCAATAGGCAACAACTTCAGCAACATTGTATGGACAATGAGCCCAGAGGATTCACTGCGCCATAAGTCAATGAGCCCTGAAGAGTTTGTGATGTCAGTGAACCGTGCATTGGATTTTGGTTATGGTCCGCATCCTCGCTCTAATGCCCTTGACCATTTCATGGGAAAATTCTTTTCTGGCATTGGGAATACTGCAGCATCTACAAAAGAAAGTTTTGAAGTACCACCAAGAGCAACTGGGGTAGTCTCTGAGAGAATGGCATTTCCATTGTCATTGATGCACTCCCATGATTATGTTTCAAAAAGGGTGGCATTAGTTGGAGATGCTGCTCATACAGTCCACCCCTTAGCAGGCCAAGGCGTCAACTTGGGCTTTGGTGATGCTGCTGCATTAGCAAAAGTTATTGCTGAAGGAGTTTCTGTGGGCTCAGATGTAGGGGAC CTTACTTTGCTGCGACGGTATGAGAAGGACCGGAAGGCTGCCAATGTGGCGATGACAGCAGTGCTTGATGGTTTCCAGAAGATGTACTCTGTTGATTTTGGACCCCTGAATGTAGCAAGAGCAGCTGCCTTCCATGGTGCCCAGTACATATCCCCATTGAAGAGGAACATCATCTCTTATGCAATGGGCGACACGAAATGGCCGATATTCTCATGA
- the LOC120692270 gene encoding ubiquinone biosynthesis monooxygenase COQ6, mitochondrial-like isoform X4, whose product MQATAVSAMLSRRRCFAAAANRIRPLSRAFCDAPASREDAAPGGVPGSQDRTQEVGGVKAAPDVLDVAIVGGGMVGLAVACALSNMPLTKNLRVAIIDSNPALKSRNYLTNSTVPDSRVSTVTPATISFFKDIGAWEHVQQQRHAFFGKMQVWDYTGLGYTRYNARDVGKEYLGCVVENKVLCNSLLLRLQEELDDIENVIYPTRLASLTFPSKSRQAGMKPTSSEPLSVVHSTEELHRSNLVKLDLSDGRSLYSKLVIGADGSKSNVRQIAGIKTTGWNYPQSAIICTVEHVVENDCAWQRFLPSGPIALLPIGNNFSNIVWTMSPEDSLRHKSMSPEEFVMSVNRALDFGYGPHPRSNALDHFMGKFFSGIGNTAASTKESFEVPPRATGVVSERMAFPLSLMHSHDYVSKRVALVGDAAHTVHPLAGQGVNLGFGDAAALAKVIAEGVSVGSDVGDLTLLRRYEKDRKAANVAMTAVLDGFQKMYSVDFGPLNVARAAAFHGAQYISPLKRNIISYAMGDTKWPIFS is encoded by the exons ATGCAAGCCACCGCCGTCTCCGCCATGCTCTCCAGGCGAAG AtgcttcgcggcggcggcgaatcgGATCCGGCCGCTCTCCAGGGCCTTCTGCGACGCGCCGGCTTCTCGCGAGGATGCGGCGCCAGGCGGGGTGCCCGGGTCGCAG GATCGCACCCAGGAGGTTGGTGGCGTGAAGGCTGCGCCTGATGTGCTCGACGTTGCTATCGTTGGTGGAGGCATGGTGGGCTTGGCTGTTGCTTGTGCATTGT CCAACATGCCATTGACAAAAAATCTCAGAGTCGCCATAATCGACAGCAACCCTGCATTGAAGTCACGAAATTACCTGACTAATAGCACTGTACCAGATTCTAGGGTCAGTACTGTTACTCCTGCAACCATTTCCTTCTTCAAAG ATATTGGTGCGTGGGAGCATGTTCAACAGCAAAGACATGCTTTCTTTGGTAAAATGCAG GTGTGGGATTACACTGGACTTGGTTACACGAGGTATAATGCTCGAGATGTGGGCAAAGAATACCTTGG ATGCGTGGTGGAGAACAAGGTGCTTTGCAATTCACTGCTCTTACGTTTACAG GAAGAATTGGATGACATCGAAAATGTGATATATCCTACCAGATTGGCTTCTCTAACTTTCCCGTCGAAGAGCAGACAAGCAGGAATGAAGCCAACATCAAGTGAACCATTATCTGTTGTTCATTCTACAGAAGAGTTACATCGCAGTAATTTAGTAAAACTTGACCTGAGTGATGGAAGGAGTTTATATTCCAAATTGGTG ATAGGAGCTGATGGTTCCAAGTCCAATGTTAGACAGATTGCAGGCATAAAAACAACTGGGTGGAATTATCCACAAAGTGCAATTATCTGTACAGTGGAACATGTTGTGGAAAATGATTGTGCATGGCAGAGGTTTCTCCCTTCTGGTCCAATTGCACTACTTCCAATAGGCAACAACTTCAGCAACATTGTATGGACAATGAGCCCAGAGGATTCACTGCGCCATAAGTCAATGAGCCCTGAAGAGTTTGTGATGTCAGTGAACCGTGCATTGGATTTTGGTTATGGTCCGCATCCTCGCTCTAATGCCCTTGACCATTTCATGGGAAAATTCTTTTCTGGCATTGGGAATACTGCAGCATCTACAAAAGAAAGTTTTGAAGTACCACCAAGAGCAACTGGGGTAGTCTCTGAGAGAATGGCATTTCCATTGTCATTGATGCACTCCCATGATTATGTTTCAAAAAGGGTGGCATTAGTTGGAGATGCTGCTCATACAGTCCACCCCTTAGCAGGCCAAGGCGTCAACTTGGGCTTTGGTGATGCTGCTGCATTAGCAAAAGTTATTGCTGAAGGAGTTTCTGTGGGCTCAGATGTAGGGGAC CTTACTTTGCTGCGACGGTATGAGAAGGACCGGAAGGCTGCCAATGTGGCGATGACAGCAGTGCTTGATGGTTTCCAGAAGATGTACTCTGTTGATTTTGGACCCCTGAATGTAGCAAGAGCAGCTGCCTTCCATGGTGCCCAGTACATATCCCCATTGAAGAGGAACATCATCTCTTATGCAATGGGCGACACGAAATGGCCGATATTCTCATGA
- the LOC120692270 gene encoding ubiquinone biosynthesis monooxygenase COQ6, mitochondrial-like isoform X1 codes for MQATAVSAMLSRRRCFAAAANRIRPLSRAFCDAPASREDAAPGGVPGSQDRTQEVGGVKAAPDVLDVAIVGGGMVGLAVACALCRLFFGLLRHVVPCMLKFLTFLYILYAANMPLTKNLRVAIIDSNPALKSRNYLTNSTVPDSRVSTVTPATISFFKDIGAWEHVQQQRHAFFGKMQVWDYTGLGYTRYNARDVGKEYLGCVVENKVLCNSLLLRLQKCFPGQEELDDIENVIYPTRLASLTFPSKSRQAGMKPTSSEPLSVVHSTEELHRSNLVKLDLSDGRSLYSKLVIGADGSKSNVRQIAGIKTTGWNYPQSAIICTVEHVVENDCAWQRFLPSGPIALLPIGNNFSNIVWTMSPEDSLRHKSMSPEEFVMSVNRALDFGYGPHPRSNALDHFMGKFFSGIGNTAASTKESFEVPPRATGVVSERMAFPLSLMHSHDYVSKRVALVGDAAHTVHPLAGQGVNLGFGDAAALAKVIAEGVSVGSDVGDLTLLRRYEKDRKAANVAMTAVLDGFQKMYSVDFGPLNVARAAAFHGAQYISPLKRNIISYAMGDTKWPIFS; via the exons ATGCAAGCCACCGCCGTCTCCGCCATGCTCTCCAGGCGAAG AtgcttcgcggcggcggcgaatcgGATCCGGCCGCTCTCCAGGGCCTTCTGCGACGCGCCGGCTTCTCGCGAGGATGCGGCGCCAGGCGGGGTGCCCGGGTCGCAG GATCGCACCCAGGAGGTTGGTGGCGTGAAGGCTGCGCCTGATGTGCTCGACGTTGCTATCGTTGGTGGAGGCATGGTGGGCTTGGCTGTTGCTTGTGCATTGTGTAG ATTGTTTTTTGGACTGCTTCGTCACGTTGTGCCTTGTATGTTAAAATTTCTCACATTCTTGTACATCCTGTATGCAGCCAACATGCCATTGACAAAAAATCTCAGAGTCGCCATAATCGACAGCAACCCTGCATTGAAGTCACGAAATTACCTGACTAATAGCACTGTACCAGATTCTAGGGTCAGTACTGTTACTCCTGCAACCATTTCCTTCTTCAAAG ATATTGGTGCGTGGGAGCATGTTCAACAGCAAAGACATGCTTTCTTTGGTAAAATGCAG GTGTGGGATTACACTGGACTTGGTTACACGAGGTATAATGCTCGAGATGTGGGCAAAGAATACCTTGG ATGCGTGGTGGAGAACAAGGTGCTTTGCAATTCACTGCTCTTACGTTTACAG AAATGTTTCCCTGGCCAGGAAGAATTGGATGACATCGAAAATGTGATATATCCTACCAGATTGGCTTCTCTAACTTTCCCGTCGAAGAGCAGACAAGCAGGAATGAAGCCAACATCAAGTGAACCATTATCTGTTGTTCATTCTACAGAAGAGTTACATCGCAGTAATTTAGTAAAACTTGACCTGAGTGATGGAAGGAGTTTATATTCCAAATTGGTG ATAGGAGCTGATGGTTCCAAGTCCAATGTTAGACAGATTGCAGGCATAAAAACAACTGGGTGGAATTATCCACAAAGTGCAATTATCTGTACAGTGGAACATGTTGTGGAAAATGATTGTGCATGGCAGAGGTTTCTCCCTTCTGGTCCAATTGCACTACTTCCAATAGGCAACAACTTCAGCAACATTGTATGGACAATGAGCCCAGAGGATTCACTGCGCCATAAGTCAATGAGCCCTGAAGAGTTTGTGATGTCAGTGAACCGTGCATTGGATTTTGGTTATGGTCCGCATCCTCGCTCTAATGCCCTTGACCATTTCATGGGAAAATTCTTTTCTGGCATTGGGAATACTGCAGCATCTACAAAAGAAAGTTTTGAAGTACCACCAAGAGCAACTGGGGTAGTCTCTGAGAGAATGGCATTTCCATTGTCATTGATGCACTCCCATGATTATGTTTCAAAAAGGGTGGCATTAGTTGGAGATGCTGCTCATACAGTCCACCCCTTAGCAGGCCAAGGCGTCAACTTGGGCTTTGGTGATGCTGCTGCATTAGCAAAAGTTATTGCTGAAGGAGTTTCTGTGGGCTCAGATGTAGGGGAC CTTACTTTGCTGCGACGGTATGAGAAGGACCGGAAGGCTGCCAATGTGGCGATGACAGCAGTGCTTGATGGTTTCCAGAAGATGTACTCTGTTGATTTTGGACCCCTGAATGTAGCAAGAGCAGCTGCCTTCCATGGTGCCCAGTACATATCCCCATTGAAGAGGAACATCATCTCTTATGCAATGGGCGACACGAAATGGCCGATATTCTCATGA
- the LOC120692270 gene encoding ubiquinone biosynthesis monooxygenase COQ6, mitochondrial-like isoform X5: MCSTLLSLVEAWWAWLLLVHCVANMPLTKNLRVAIIDSNPALKSRNYLTNSTVPDSRVSTVTPATISFFKDIGAWEHVQQQRHAFFGKMQVWDYTGLGYTRYNARDVGKEYLGCVVENKVLCNSLLLRLQKCFPGQEELDDIENVIYPTRLASLTFPSKSRQAGMKPTSSEPLSVVHSTEELHRSNLVKLDLSDGRSLYSKLVIGADGSKSNVRQIAGIKTTGWNYPQSAIICTVEHVVENDCAWQRFLPSGPIALLPIGNNFSNIVWTMSPEDSLRHKSMSPEEFVMSVNRALDFGYGPHPRSNALDHFMGKFFSGIGNTAASTKESFEVPPRATGVVSERMAFPLSLMHSHDYVSKRVALVGDAAHTVHPLAGQGVNLGFGDAAALAKVIAEGVSVGSDVGDLTLLRRYEKDRKAANVAMTAVLDGFQKMYSVDFGPLNVARAAAFHGAQYISPLKRNIISYAMGDTKWPIFS, translated from the exons ATGTGCTCGACGTTGCTATCGTTGGTGGAGGCATGGTGGGCTTGGCTGTTGCTTGTGCATTGTGTAG CCAACATGCCATTGACAAAAAATCTCAGAGTCGCCATAATCGACAGCAACCCTGCATTGAAGTCACGAAATTACCTGACTAATAGCACTGTACCAGATTCTAGGGTCAGTACTGTTACTCCTGCAACCATTTCCTTCTTCAAAG ATATTGGTGCGTGGGAGCATGTTCAACAGCAAAGACATGCTTTCTTTGGTAAAATGCAG GTGTGGGATTACACTGGACTTGGTTACACGAGGTATAATGCTCGAGATGTGGGCAAAGAATACCTTGG ATGCGTGGTGGAGAACAAGGTGCTTTGCAATTCACTGCTCTTACGTTTACAG AAATGTTTCCCTGGCCAGGAAGAATTGGATGACATCGAAAATGTGATATATCCTACCAGATTGGCTTCTCTAACTTTCCCGTCGAAGAGCAGACAAGCAGGAATGAAGCCAACATCAAGTGAACCATTATCTGTTGTTCATTCTACAGAAGAGTTACATCGCAGTAATTTAGTAAAACTTGACCTGAGTGATGGAAGGAGTTTATATTCCAAATTGGTG ATAGGAGCTGATGGTTCCAAGTCCAATGTTAGACAGATTGCAGGCATAAAAACAACTGGGTGGAATTATCCACAAAGTGCAATTATCTGTACAGTGGAACATGTTGTGGAAAATGATTGTGCATGGCAGAGGTTTCTCCCTTCTGGTCCAATTGCACTACTTCCAATAGGCAACAACTTCAGCAACATTGTATGGACAATGAGCCCAGAGGATTCACTGCGCCATAAGTCAATGAGCCCTGAAGAGTTTGTGATGTCAGTGAACCGTGCATTGGATTTTGGTTATGGTCCGCATCCTCGCTCTAATGCCCTTGACCATTTCATGGGAAAATTCTTTTCTGGCATTGGGAATACTGCAGCATCTACAAAAGAAAGTTTTGAAGTACCACCAAGAGCAACTGGGGTAGTCTCTGAGAGAATGGCATTTCCATTGTCATTGATGCACTCCCATGATTATGTTTCAAAAAGGGTGGCATTAGTTGGAGATGCTGCTCATACAGTCCACCCCTTAGCAGGCCAAGGCGTCAACTTGGGCTTTGGTGATGCTGCTGCATTAGCAAAAGTTATTGCTGAAGGAGTTTCTGTGGGCTCAGATGTAGGGGAC CTTACTTTGCTGCGACGGTATGAGAAGGACCGGAAGGCTGCCAATGTGGCGATGACAGCAGTGCTTGATGGTTTCCAGAAGATGTACTCTGTTGATTTTGGACCCCTGAATGTAGCAAGAGCAGCTGCCTTCCATGGTGCCCAGTACATATCCCCATTGAAGAGGAACATCATCTCTTATGCAATGGGCGACACGAAATGGCCGATATTCTCATGA
- the LOC120692270 gene encoding ubiquinone biosynthesis monooxygenase COQ6, mitochondrial-like isoform X3 yields the protein MQATAVSAMLSRRRCFAAAANRIRPLSRAFCDAPASREDAAPGGVPGSQDRTQEVGGVKAAPDVLDVAIVGGGMVGLAVACALSNMPLTKNLRVAIIDSNPALKSRNYLTNSTVPDSRVSTVTPATISFFKDIGAWEHVQQQRHAFFGKMQVWDYTGLGYTRYNARDVGKEYLGCVVENKVLCNSLLLRLQKCFPGQEELDDIENVIYPTRLASLTFPSKSRQAGMKPTSSEPLSVVHSTEELHRSNLVKLDLSDGRSLYSKLVIGADGSKSNVRQIAGIKTTGWNYPQSAIICTVEHVVENDCAWQRFLPSGPIALLPIGNNFSNIVWTMSPEDSLRHKSMSPEEFVMSVNRALDFGYGPHPRSNALDHFMGKFFSGIGNTAASTKESFEVPPRATGVVSERMAFPLSLMHSHDYVSKRVALVGDAAHTVHPLAGQGVNLGFGDAAALAKVIAEGVSVGSDVGDLTLLRRYEKDRKAANVAMTAVLDGFQKMYSVDFGPLNVARAAAFHGAQYISPLKRNIISYAMGDTKWPIFS from the exons ATGCAAGCCACCGCCGTCTCCGCCATGCTCTCCAGGCGAAG AtgcttcgcggcggcggcgaatcgGATCCGGCCGCTCTCCAGGGCCTTCTGCGACGCGCCGGCTTCTCGCGAGGATGCGGCGCCAGGCGGGGTGCCCGGGTCGCAG GATCGCACCCAGGAGGTTGGTGGCGTGAAGGCTGCGCCTGATGTGCTCGACGTTGCTATCGTTGGTGGAGGCATGGTGGGCTTGGCTGTTGCTTGTGCATTGT CCAACATGCCATTGACAAAAAATCTCAGAGTCGCCATAATCGACAGCAACCCTGCATTGAAGTCACGAAATTACCTGACTAATAGCACTGTACCAGATTCTAGGGTCAGTACTGTTACTCCTGCAACCATTTCCTTCTTCAAAG ATATTGGTGCGTGGGAGCATGTTCAACAGCAAAGACATGCTTTCTTTGGTAAAATGCAG GTGTGGGATTACACTGGACTTGGTTACACGAGGTATAATGCTCGAGATGTGGGCAAAGAATACCTTGG ATGCGTGGTGGAGAACAAGGTGCTTTGCAATTCACTGCTCTTACGTTTACAG AAATGTTTCCCTGGCCAGGAAGAATTGGATGACATCGAAAATGTGATATATCCTACCAGATTGGCTTCTCTAACTTTCCCGTCGAAGAGCAGACAAGCAGGAATGAAGCCAACATCAAGTGAACCATTATCTGTTGTTCATTCTACAGAAGAGTTACATCGCAGTAATTTAGTAAAACTTGACCTGAGTGATGGAAGGAGTTTATATTCCAAATTGGTG ATAGGAGCTGATGGTTCCAAGTCCAATGTTAGACAGATTGCAGGCATAAAAACAACTGGGTGGAATTATCCACAAAGTGCAATTATCTGTACAGTGGAACATGTTGTGGAAAATGATTGTGCATGGCAGAGGTTTCTCCCTTCTGGTCCAATTGCACTACTTCCAATAGGCAACAACTTCAGCAACATTGTATGGACAATGAGCCCAGAGGATTCACTGCGCCATAAGTCAATGAGCCCTGAAGAGTTTGTGATGTCAGTGAACCGTGCATTGGATTTTGGTTATGGTCCGCATCCTCGCTCTAATGCCCTTGACCATTTCATGGGAAAATTCTTTTCTGGCATTGGGAATACTGCAGCATCTACAAAAGAAAGTTTTGAAGTACCACCAAGAGCAACTGGGGTAGTCTCTGAGAGAATGGCATTTCCATTGTCATTGATGCACTCCCATGATTATGTTTCAAAAAGGGTGGCATTAGTTGGAGATGCTGCTCATACAGTCCACCCCTTAGCAGGCCAAGGCGTCAACTTGGGCTTTGGTGATGCTGCTGCATTAGCAAAAGTTATTGCTGAAGGAGTTTCTGTGGGCTCAGATGTAGGGGAC CTTACTTTGCTGCGACGGTATGAGAAGGACCGGAAGGCTGCCAATGTGGCGATGACAGCAGTGCTTGATGGTTTCCAGAAGATGTACTCTGTTGATTTTGGACCCCTGAATGTAGCAAGAGCAGCTGCCTTCCATGGTGCCCAGTACATATCCCCATTGAAGAGGAACATCATCTCTTATGCAATGGGCGACACGAAATGGCCGATATTCTCATGA